The nucleotide window GAACATCTCCCATGAGGAATGTCCGTAGTTGTAGTCCGGGCCGACCACCATCCAGCGTTTGTAAGGTTTGTTTGCCATCAGATAGGCGCCTGAGCGCGAATGCATCATGGCATTGCTGAGCGTGCTGAAGAGGTAAGGGGAAAAATTCGCGCCTGTAAGAGCGTCGGTTGCAGCCTGGGTTGCGATCAGGATCTTCTTGTGCTCTTTTGCGATGTCCAGGAGCGTCATGGCCAGACCGCTCGACGTCGGGCCCATCAGGAAATCGACCTTGTCGGTAAGAATGAACCGCTTGGCGATCTCTATCGTCCGTTCTTTGTTCAGTTGGGTGTCTTCGGTGGTCGCCTCCAGTTTTCTCCCGAGGATGCCGCCGGCGGCATTGATCTCCTCGACAGCCAGTTGAATCGCCTGGGCACCGTGTTTGCCGTACCCCCCCATCTTGCCGGACGAAATAAACATCGCCCCTAGTTTGACAGGCTTTTCCTCCGCAGCGGCCCCACCGCAAAACAGGGTGACACTCGCAACCAGCACGCCAATCGCCAAACACCATATCGCCCTCATGGTCCCGACCTCCGTTTTTGGATCATTAGCGTTGAAAGGGATCATCTTTCTTCAGCCACGCGGGATACCTGTCGCATCACCCCCTTTCCCGATCGAATCCGTCTCTCGAAACCGATCCATCGGCCATACCTGCGTAATGTGCCAGAAAACAGACGGCAACACAAGAAGCCAGATTCAATGCCTAAAGGGTGCCCATCCGGAAGTAACAATCTCTCCTCCCGCCCTCTCGCTCAATCACGGCCGAGACACCCGCCTGTCGACGTCCAACGATCAGGTTCTGCAGTAATGGTTCATGAAGGCCTTGGTGATCGCGCTCAACCGCTCATCGAGGATCGCGTACACCTTTTTCTCGATATCCTCCGGAATCCCTCCGTAAAACGCCTGTGCGATGCCTCCCGTGATGCAGGCCAGGGTGTCCGTATCTCCGCCAAGAGAGACAGCCGTCCGGATCGCGTCCTCGAAGTCCGTCGAGTCCAGAAAAGCCCTGATCGCGGGGGGAATGTTCCCCTGGCACGACACATCGAACGGATGGCCCGGGCGGATCTCGTCTATCGACCGGCTCAGATCGTACGCGAAGCGCGTCTCGATGAACGTCCGGATCTCCTCCTTCGAATGCCGGGTCCGCGCGAGGAAAACCGCTGCGGCAACCGCCTGCCCGCCTTTGATCCCTTCGGGGTGGTTGTGGGTCACCTCCGTAAACCCGCGTGCTTGATCGAGAACGGTCTCCAGATCGTGATAGGCATACCCGACCGGACTGATCCGCATGGCGGCCCCGTTCCCCCAACTGCCGTAAGGCTCCGAGTCTTCGCGCCGTGCCCAGCGATGGAAGCTCCCGCCGTATCCGGCGTGCGGATACCACCGGTAGAAGGTCTTCAGATTCTTCACATAGGGCGTTCCCGTCAGGATCGTGTCCGCCAGGGCAACCGTCAGCACCGTGTCATCCGTGTAGACGCACAGGTCCGAAAACAAGACGAAATGCTTGGTCTTCATGCGTGTTCCCTCATAAACCGATCCTGCGATATCACCCGCTATCGCCCCAATCATGGCCTCTCTCCTTCCCGGCCCAAAGCCGCCCGATCCGCAAAATCCGGCCGCGCCCATGCAGGCCCGGCTGCGCCAGCGGTCCGGAGCGGATTGACCCTGTTTCAAAATTGCGTTACTGTTTCGGCATGATACCGCAATCACCCCTCACCCGTATACCGAAATGGGCCCTGGCGGCAGCCATGCTTTTGGGGCTTCCACCCGCAGGCGTCCTGATGGCAGGGCGCCCGATCGGACCGTACTTCGCATTCCCGCCGCGCTCGGATTTCGTCTCCCACGCGCCTTTTTCATGGCCGGTCTTCTGCGTTTACGCCCTGGTCGGAACAGGCGCGCTTGCGTTCATCCTTTTTCTGTGGGCCCGGTCGAGAAACGCCCCGGCCCCCGCTCTTCCAACGAAGCGGCCCTTTCCATGGTGGGGTTGGGCGGGGATCGGATGGGGAACCGCCGCCTGGCTGTTCGCCTGGACACGGTTTTCCTGGTTCGCCCCCTTTCAGCCGCACACCTTTTTCCCCCTCTGGCTCGGCTACATTTTGACGATGAACGCCTTGATCCATAAACGGCTGGGACATTGCCCCCTCAGCAGCCGGCCCGGGCGGTTTATCCTGCTTTTTCCGCTCAGCGCAATCTTCTGGTGGTTCTTCGAATACCTCAACCGCTTCGTGCAGAACTGGCATTACCTCGGCAGCGAATACGGCGCCTGGCATTATGCCCTTTTCGCCACGATCTCCTTTTCGACCGTTCTGCCGGCCGTTCTTTCCACGCAACGCTGGCTGCTCACTCTTCCCTGGATCCGCCGGGCCTTCGAGGGCGTCCTGCCTATCCGGCCCCGGCACCCCGCACGCCTCGCCGCGTGGACGCTGTTTCTGTCGGCTGCCGTTCTGGCCGGCATCGGCGTCTGGCCTGACCTCCTCTTTGCCGGCCTCTGGGTGGCGCCGCTCCTGATCATGGTCGCCCTGCAGTCCCTGACCGGCGGCCGGCACCCTCTCGAAGGCATCCCGAAGGGGAACTGGCGGGGGGTTGTCAGCTGGTCTCTCGCGGCGCTTCTGTGCGGCTTTTTCTGGGAGATGTGGAACGCGGGCAGTCTCTCCCGCTGGGAATACACCGTTCCCTTTGTCCAGGGCTCCAGGATCTTCGCGATGCCGATCCTGGGATATGCCGGATATCTGCCCTTCGGGCTGACGTGTGCGGCCGTCGCCGAGATCTGGATGGAACCGAACACCTCTGCACAAGGCAGGTAACACGTTTTCATGTTTTCGAGGGCGCCCGCTTATGGTATCTTCCCCTGGGGAAAATCAGGAAAGGAGCCGTTATGAAAGTCAAAACCAGCGAACTGCCGGGCATCGGCAAGAGCTATGCCCTCGAGACAGCCGAGGGCGCGCGCCTGGTCGTTATCGTCCATCACCAGGGAAACCGGGAGTTTTACTATTTCGAGGACCCGGACCAGGACGACCCCAGCCAAACGTTTCTGCTGACCGACGAGGAGGCCCGCCAGGTGGGGACCATTCTTCTGGGCGTGGACTATCAGCCGGTAACCGACGACCGGATGGAATTCCTCATGAAGAACCTGCGGGTGGACTGGCTGAAGGTAGCGCCCGCGAGTTGCCTGGCGGGCAAATCGATCCTGGAATCGCAGATCCGGAAACGCACCGGTGCAACTGTCATCGCCGTCCAGCGCGGGGAGAAGATGATCGGAAGCCCCGATGTGAACGAGGTGATCCAGCCCGGGGACATCCTGATGTCCATCGGAACGCGCGACCAGACCAAGACCCTGGAGTCCTTGTGCCAGTGTTGATCGAAGCCCTCGAGCCCGACACGCTCTCTGTCCCATAGGAAGTAAACCATGGCTCAGCTGCCCTTTCTGCTCCTCGCAGGGCTGATCCTCTGCAGCTTCTTCTTCGTCAGTTTCAGTTCGCAGAAACTGCGCCTGCCGTCCGTCTTGGTCTACATCGTACTCGGGATCGCGCTGACATCGTTTTTCCGGGAAAACGAGGCCATCCACCTGGCCGGCGAAGTCGGCATCGTCCTGCTGTTCTTCATCCTGGGGCTCGAATTCCCTCTGGCCCGTATGGTCGAGATCAGCCGGCGCATCTGGCCGGCCGGTCTCATGGATGTTCTGCTGAATATCGGCGGCGCCATGGCGCTGGCGCTCCTGTTCGGACTGAATCCCCTGGCCGCCTTCGTGCTCGGATCCGTCGCCTACGCGACCAGTTCCTCCATCTCGGCCAAGCTTCTCGAGGAGCAGAAGCGCCTCGCCAACCCGGAGACGGAGTTCATCCTGGCCCTGCTGATCTTCGAAGACCTGATCTCACCGATTCTGGTCTCCTTCATCGCCGCCGCGAGAACAGGCGAGGAGATGACCATCGGCTTTCTCGGGCTGCTCCTGCTCAAGATCATCCTGCTCATGACGGGGGCCATCGTGATCGGGCACTATGCCTTCAAGCGCATGGAAGGTTTCCTGGCCCGCTACATGCAGCAGGACTTCATGCCTCTGCTCGCAGCCGGCATCGCCCTGGCCTACGCCGGCGCCGCCATGACCCTGGGGCTTTCCGAGATCCTGGGGGCCTTTCTGGCCGGAATGATGCTTTCCGAAACCGGTAAATCCAGCGAAATCGAGCACCTGATCGCCCCCATCCGGGACATCACCCTGCCCTTCTTCTTTTTCTGGTTCGGTACCACGATCACCCTCGGCGAAGGCGTGCCCTTCGTCCCGTTGATGATCGTGATGGCCCTCTGGGCTGTCGCAGGCAAGATTCTGACCGCCTTCCTCGGGGGACGCCTCTTCGGATTGGCCCGTAAGACGGCCTGCCGGGCGGCCTTTTCCATGGTGCACCGCGGTGAATTCTCGGCCGTCATCGCCAGCCTGGCCTTACCTCAGCTGCGGATATTCAGCGGCATCTATATCTTCGTCACCGCGGTCATCGGGGTCGTCTTGTTCCAGAAGGCGCCGGCCGCCGCCAACTGGTACATCGCCCGTTGGCCCGACAAGAAAAAGGGCAGGCTCAAAGGATCGGCCTCGGACACCATCCCGAGGCCGTGATTGCACCGGTCGGCCTCGGTGAACGAGCAGCCCGCAGGCAGCCTCGAAAGGCGGGCCGAAAACTGCTTCCGGGGACAGGGCGGGCCGAGAGAAGCCTCCGGCCCGAAACGCGCACACGCACAAGGGAAAACGTTCGAACCGGTTGATATCGGCTCTGCGATACAGTAAAATCCGGTCCCGTTTGCAGGATGCAAATCTTTCGGAGCGCAATCTTTTTTTCGAATGGAACAACCCATGCCCGAGACTGACGCCCTCTTGGAAGCCCAGGCGATGATGACGCGATTCGCTGCAGAGACAGGGATCCCTCCTGCCGCCACCCGGCCGCCGATCCGCTATCTCTGGACGGATGCCTTTGCCGTGTGCAATTTCCTGGGCCTGTATCGAACCACCGGAGATCGGTCGCACCGGCAGCTTGCCGTAAACCTCATCGATCAGGTTCACCACGTCCTGGGCCGGCACCGTGAAGATGATTTGCGAGAGGGCTGGATCAGCGGTCTCAGCCACCGGAACGGTGAAGACCACCCAACGGCCGGCGGGCTCCGCATCGGCAAAAAACTGAATGAGAGAGGCCTCTCAGCACCCTTCGACGAGCGTCTGGAATGGAATCGGGACGGACAATACTTCCACTATCTGACCAAATGGATGCACGCGCTCGATCGCGCCGCCCGCCTGCTCGGGGAAAACCAGTACGGGAGATGGGCCTCGGAGCTGGCCAGGACCGCCTACACGCGGTTCGTCTACTCCGCTGCGAATGGCCTCGAACGGCGCATGGTCTGGAAGATGAGCATCGATCTCTCCTATCCTCTCGTCAAGGCCATGGGGCACCATGACCCGCTCGACGGCTTCATCACCTTCATGCAGATCGACTCCAATCCCTCACGAAAGACGGAAAAGGACGGATGGCCCGATCTCGAGACCGAAATCGCCGAACTGGCCGATATCTGCGCCGGAAAGAACTGGGCGACGGACGATCCCCTGGGGATCGGAGGGCTCTTGTGCGACGGCTTCCGTCTGGCCCAACTGACGGCCCGAGGGGACTTCCTCGGCAACGGTCTGCTCGAAGCCGTCCTGGAGGCGTCGCTCCAAGGGCTCAAGATTTATACGAAGAGCAGCCCCATCAAACGGCCGGCGGAACAGCGGCTGGCCTTCAGGGAACTGGGGCTGTCCATCGGCCTGCACGCCCTTGCAAAGACAGAGCGGCTTCTGGTCCACGAAAGCGAACTCCCCCTGAAGACCCGGAAACTCCAGGGGCTGGTCAACCGTCTGATGAAATACGCACCGCTCGCCGGCGAAATCGAGGGATTCTGGCTCGATCCCGCCCATCAGGAAACCCCTGTGTGGATGGAACACCTTGACATCAACCGAGTGATGCTTGCCACGAGCCTTGCACCGGACGGGTATGTTGACATCTGACCGGTTTTGATTGCGGAAAGCGTCTTTTTGCGGATGTACCCATCCTGGAAAGGCTGAAGTCCTGCGGTGCAGGTTTCGGGCACGGCGGCCCCTTGCCGCCGGATCCACCGGCTGAACGAAGAGGCCTGCATCAGGCCGGCGGCCTGGACCCGCCGGGGCGCCTTCGAGCTCTATTGTCAATCCTGAATGGGGTCTGAAAGGAGGTCTTCCGTGGACCGGATCTTGATCGGCAAAGGAGAGCAGCCCGTTCACCTGCTCACGCGCTACGCCAACCGCCACGGCCTCGTGGCCGGGGCGACGGGCACCGGCAAGAGCGTCTCGCTCCTCGTGCTGGCCGAGGGTTTCTCACGCCTCGGCGTGCCCGTGTTCATCGCCGACGTCAAAGGCGACATCGCGGGTCTCGCCATGCCCGGCGCCATGAACGAAAAGATCCGGGAGCGCGTCGCCCGGATCGGCATCCCCGATTACACCCAGGAAGGCAATCCCGTCATCTTCTGGGATGTCTACGGCGACTCCGGCCATCCGGTCAGAGCGACCATCAGCGAGATGGGGCCGGCCCTCCTCGGCCGGATCCTCGAACTGACCGAGGTCCAGATGGGGGTCCTGGAAATCGTGTTCCGGCTGGCGGATGAGCAGGGCCTGCTGCTGCTCGATCTGGACGACCTTCGCGCCCTGCTCGGGCTCGTTGCAGCCAGCCGCAAGGAGGTGTCGGCGGCCTACGGCCTGGTCAGCGCCCAATCCGTGGCCGCCATCCAGCGCGCCCTTATCTCCCTCGGAGACCGGGAAGCGGAGGCCCTTTTCGGCGAACCGGGGCTCGAACTCCCGGATCTGATGCGGACGGACCTGAGCGGCCGCGGGATCATCAACATCCTCACCGCAGACCGGCTGATTCTGAAACCGCGCCTGTACTCCAGTCTGCTCCTCTGGATCCTGTCGGAGCTCTTCGAGAACCTGCCCGAGGTGGGCGACCTCGACCGGCCGAAGCTGGTCTGCTTCGTCGACGAAGCCCATCTCCTCTTCGATGACGCCCCGCCGGTCCTGCGCCGCCGCGTCGAACAGGCCGTCCGGCTCATTCGCTCCAAAGGCGTAGGGCTCTATTTCTGCTCGCAGTACCCGGATGATCTGCCCAACGACATCCTCGGTCAGCTTGGCAACCGCATCCAGCACGCCCTGCGGGCCTTTACGCCGCGCGATCAGAAGGCGGTCCGCTCGGCCGCCGAGACCTTCGCCGTGAACCCCAAACTCGATGTCGCCCGTGTCATCTCCGAACTCGCCGTCGGAGAAGCCCTGGTTTCGACCCTCCAGGAAAAGGGCTTTCCCATGCCCGTGGAGCGCGCCCTGATCTGCCCGCCGCGCTGCCGCATGGGGGTGATCAGCTCTGAGGAACGCCTGATGATACGGGCGCGCAGCCCGCTAACCGGCAAGTACGACACCCGCCTGAACCGCGAGTCGGCCCACGAGATCCTCGCCCGCCGGGCGGCCGCGGAACCTCCCGAGGCGCGGTCACCCGGAGGCCCGGAGTCCGCTGAGGACCGCAGCGGACTCGGCGGGCTTCTGTGGGGAACCAAGCGCCGTCAGGGGGTGCTGGAAACCATGGCGAAACAGGCTGCTCGCACGATCGGGAGTCAGATCGGCCGCCAGATCCTGCGCGGTGTGCTGGGAGGCATTTTGGGCGGATCCAGCCGCCGTTAACGTTTCCATCCGGAAATGCCCATTATGGCCGACCCCGGGGTCAATCCGCGCGTTTGCCTGTGCGGCGGCCTGCAGATCGCCTCCGCGCAAACGCTTGATCTCCTCGATATCGGCGAACCGGGCCCCGCCGCAAAGCGTGCGAAGAAAAGATCCTCATTTCCGGATGAGAAACCGGGTTGAACGGAGAAATTTTTTCCCGGACGGATCTAGATATTCCGCTCCAGATTGATCGTCATGGATGGATAGAACCGGTTGGCACTGAAAAACTGGATCAGCTTAGGATCGTTCCAGGCAACCAGCGTGTTGATTTTCTTGACACCCACCCGTTTCAGATGATCGACGAATTCCGCGATCAATCGGGCACCGATCCCCTGATGCTGAAAATCGGGGTCGACGCCGATGGTGTCCAGCGTGGCCTCCTCCTGGAAGATGCCATACTGCCCCATGTAGAGTTCCCCCATGACGAAACCGGCGACGCTTCCATCTTCTTTTTCGGCCACCAGCGACACCGGGACATAGTCCTTCGTCTCGAAGAGCTTCTCGAATTTCGCTTTGTAGTATTCGTGGCGCGATTCCTTTACGACCTTTTCATCGATCTCGAGGACGGCCTCAAAGTCATCAGCTTTCATGAGCCTGATCTTTATG belongs to Desulfatiglans anilini DSM 4660 and includes:
- a CDS encoding ADP-ribosylglycohydrolase family protein — translated: MIGAIAGDIAGSVYEGTRMKTKHFVLFSDLCVYTDDTVLTVALADTILTGTPYVKNLKTFYRWYPHAGYGGSFHRWARREDSEPYGSWGNGAAMRISPVGYAYHDLETVLDQARGFTEVTHNHPEGIKGGQAVAAAVFLARTRHSKEEIRTFIETRFAYDLSRSIDEIRPGHPFDVSCQGNIPPAIRAFLDSTDFEDAIRTAVSLGGDTDTLACITGGIAQAFYGGIPEDIEKKVYAILDERLSAITKAFMNHYCRT
- a CDS encoding helicase HerA-like domain-containing protein; the protein is MDRILIGKGEQPVHLLTRYANRHGLVAGATGTGKSVSLLVLAEGFSRLGVPVFIADVKGDIAGLAMPGAMNEKIRERVARIGIPDYTQEGNPVIFWDVYGDSGHPVRATISEMGPALLGRILELTEVQMGVLEIVFRLADEQGLLLLDLDDLRALLGLVAASRKEVSAAYGLVSAQSVAAIQRALISLGDREAEALFGEPGLELPDLMRTDLSGRGIINILTADRLILKPRLYSSLLLWILSELFENLPEVGDLDRPKLVCFVDEAHLLFDDAPPVLRRRVEQAVRLIRSKGVGLYFCSQYPDDLPNDILGQLGNRIQHALRAFTPRDQKAVRSAAETFAVNPKLDVARVISELAVGEALVSTLQEKGFPMPVERALICPPRCRMGVISSEERLMIRARSPLTGKYDTRLNRESAHEILARRAAAEPPEARSPGGPESAEDRSGLGGLLWGTKRRQGVLETMAKQAARTIGSQIGRQILRGVLGGILGGSSRR
- a CDS encoding cation:proton antiporter, with the translated sequence MAQLPFLLLAGLILCSFFFVSFSSQKLRLPSVLVYIVLGIALTSFFRENEAIHLAGEVGIVLLFFILGLEFPLARMVEISRRIWPAGLMDVLLNIGGAMALALLFGLNPLAAFVLGSVAYATSSSISAKLLEEQKRLANPETEFILALLIFEDLISPILVSFIAAARTGEEMTIGFLGLLLLKIILLMTGAIVIGHYAFKRMEGFLARYMQQDFMPLLAAGIALAYAGAAMTLGLSEILGAFLAGMMLSETGKSSEIEHLIAPIRDITLPFFFFWFGTTITLGEGVPFVPLMIVMALWAVAGKILTAFLGGRLFGLARKTACRAAFSMVHRGEFSAVIASLALPQLRIFSGIYIFVTAVIGVVLFQKAPAAANWYIARWPDKKKGRLKGSASDTIPRP
- a CDS encoding GNAT family N-acetyltransferase; amino-acid sequence: MKDDAIKIRLMKADDFEAVLEIDEKVVKESRHEYYKAKFEKLFETKDYVPVSLVAEKEDGSVAGFVMGELYMGQYGIFQEEATLDTIGVDPDFQHQGIGARLIAEFVDHLKRVGVKKINTLVAWNDPKLIQFFSANRFYPSMTINLERNI
- a CDS encoding cation:proton antiporter regulatory subunit; this translates as MKVKTSELPGIGKSYALETAEGARLVVIVHHQGNREFYYFEDPDQDDPSQTFLLTDEEARQVGTILLGVDYQPVTDDRMEFLMKNLRVDWLKVAPASCLAGKSILESQIRKRTGATVIAVQRGEKMIGSPDVNEVIQPGDILMSIGTRDQTKTLESLCQC